One genomic window of Sodaliphilus pleomorphus includes the following:
- the obgE gene encoding GTPase ObgE, translating into MAESNFIDYVKILCRSGHGGRGSAHLHRAKYMPKGGPDGGDGGRGGHVYLKGNANLWTLIHLKYTRHIIATDGQPGYENQCTGKDGEDRTIEVPCGTAVYDAETGQFLCDVTRDGQVVKLLKGGRGGLGNQHFKTATRQTPRYAQPGEPGVEKQVILELKLLADVGLVGFPNAGKSTLLSVISAAKPKIANYPFTTLEPNLGIVSYRGQQSFVMADIPGIIEGASEGRGLGLRFLRHIERNAVLLFMIPADATHIKQEYAILCHELETFNPDLVEKPRVLAITKIDMLDDELIEQMRDELPEGVPTVFISSVAQKGLTELKDVLWRTINDERNRIPETLTHRDLAQNHRVKEEDDFIFEAQAKPEPRIDDFEKLGGGSMSTAQEEQRRRQWDDEYWADDYKDENDGFQVVSDPDDAKPED; encoded by the coding sequence ATGGCAGAATCCAATTTCATCGACTATGTGAAGATATTGTGCCGCAGCGGCCACGGCGGCCGCGGCTCGGCCCACCTGCACCGCGCCAAGTACATGCCCAAGGGCGGTCCCGACGGCGGCGACGGCGGCCGTGGCGGCCACGTGTACTTGAAGGGCAACGCCAACTTGTGGACGCTCATTCACTTGAAGTACACCCGCCACATCATTGCCACCGACGGCCAGCCGGGCTATGAGAACCAGTGCACGGGCAAGGATGGCGAGGACCGCACCATCGAGGTGCCTTGCGGCACGGCCGTGTATGACGCCGAGACGGGCCAGTTCTTGTGCGACGTGACGCGCGACGGGCAGGTCGTGAAGCTGCTCAAGGGCGGCCGCGGCGGGCTGGGCAACCAGCACTTCAAGACGGCCACGCGCCAGACTCCCCGCTATGCCCAGCCTGGCGAGCCCGGTGTGGAGAAGCAGGTGATACTCGAGCTCAAGCTGCTGGCCGATGTGGGCCTGGTGGGCTTCCCCAATGCCGGCAAGTCGACCCTGCTCTCGGTGATATCGGCGGCCAAGCCCAAGATAGCCAACTACCCCTTCACCACGCTCGAGCCCAACCTGGGCATCGTGAGCTACAGGGGACAGCAGTCGTTTGTGATGGCCGACATTCCCGGCATCATCGAGGGGGCCAGCGAGGGCCGCGGGCTGGGGCTGCGCTTCTTGCGCCACATCGAGCGCAATGCCGTGTTGCTCTTCATGATACCTGCCGATGCCACCCACATCAAGCAGGAGTATGCCATACTGTGCCACGAGCTGGAGACCTTCAACCCCGACTTGGTAGAGAAGCCCCGCGTGCTGGCCATCACCAAGATCGACATGCTCGACGACGAGCTCATTGAGCAGATGCGCGACGAGCTGCCCGAGGGCGTGCCCACGGTGTTTATCTCGAGTGTGGCCCAAAAAGGCCTCACCGAGCTCAAAGACGTGCTGTGGCGCACCATCAACGACGAGCGCAACCGCATACCCGAGACGCTCACTCACCGCGACCTGGCCCAGAACCACCGCGTGAAAGAGGAAGACGACTTCATCTTTGAGGCCCAGGCCAAGCCCGAGCCCCGCATCGACGACTTTGAGAAACTGGGCGGCGGCAGCATGAGTACGGCCCAGGAGGAGCAGCGGCGGCGCCAGTGGGACGACGAGTACTGGGCCGATGATTACAAAGACGAGAACGACGGTTTTCAAGTAGTGAGCGACCCCGATGATGCCAAGCCTGAAGATTGA